The Halobacterium litoreum genome includes a region encoding these proteins:
- a CDS encoding metal-dependent transcriptional regulator, with protein sequence MLSDVMEDYLKAIYALQREHGPPVRTSAIADYLDVTPPTVTSMVEKLEDRGLVEREKYKGVELTAEGETVAIEVLRHHRLLEAFLADHLDYEWDEVHDEADALEHHISEEFEARLAQKLGDPAVDPHGDPIPGEDLEPPEETDTDVLANHAEGDRVVVARVSDRDEEELRYLADAGVEPGTEMELVERAPIGMFVVRIDDELVHLPERVATSLRVKPTESAVGEA encoded by the coding sequence ATGCTCTCCGACGTGATGGAGGACTACCTGAAGGCCATCTACGCGCTCCAGCGAGAGCACGGCCCGCCGGTCCGCACCTCCGCCATCGCCGACTACCTCGACGTGACGCCGCCGACGGTCACGAGCATGGTGGAGAAACTCGAGGACCGCGGTCTCGTCGAGCGCGAGAAGTACAAGGGCGTGGAACTCACCGCCGAAGGCGAAACCGTCGCCATCGAGGTGCTTCGCCACCACCGCCTGCTCGAGGCCTTTCTCGCCGACCACCTCGACTACGAGTGGGACGAAGTCCACGACGAGGCCGACGCCCTCGAACACCACATCTCCGAGGAGTTCGAGGCACGCCTCGCACAGAAACTCGGCGACCCCGCGGTCGACCCCCACGGCGACCCCATCCCCGGCGAGGACCTCGAACCGCCCGAGGAGACCGACACCGACGTCCTCGCGAACCACGCCGAGGGCGACCGCGTCGTCGTCGCGCGCGTCAGCGACCGCGACGAGGAGGAACTCCGGTACCTCGCGGACGCCGGCGTCGAACCCGGCACCGAGATGGAACTCGTCGAGCGCGCGCCCATCGGCATGTTCGTCGTGCGCATCGACGACGAACTCGTCCATCTCCCCGAGCGCGTCGCCACGTCGCTGCGCGTGAAACCGACCGAGTCCGCCGTCGGAGAAGCGTGA
- a CDS encoding alanyl-tRNA editing protein: MTDARYLDDSGVTTFDATVERVAGDRVVLDGTHFYPEGGGQPSDTGVLRADGDEWRVTDVQKRDTIYHEVAGDPPAAGTEVVGELDADRRRAHSRYHTAQHLLSAVLLDEFDAPTTGNQLYADRARLDCEHERFDDADLDAIERAVNGLVDADHAVEWYTLDRETAEAELDPERTRLDLLPDSITEVRIVDIGGGDVDRTACAGTHVSNTGEVGLFSITGRETAGAGEERVRFELDE, translated from the coding sequence GTGACCGACGCGCGCTACCTCGACGACAGCGGCGTGACGACCTTCGACGCGACGGTAGAACGCGTCGCGGGCGACCGCGTCGTCCTCGACGGGACTCACTTCTACCCCGAGGGCGGCGGCCAACCCAGCGACACGGGCGTTCTGCGCGCCGACGGCGACGAGTGGCGCGTCACCGACGTCCAGAAGCGGGACACAATCTACCACGAGGTCGCGGGCGACCCGCCGGCGGCCGGGACCGAAGTCGTAGGCGAACTGGACGCCGACCGGCGGCGCGCTCACAGCCGCTACCACACCGCCCAACACCTGCTGTCGGCGGTCCTGCTCGACGAGTTCGACGCGCCGACGACGGGGAACCAGTTGTACGCGGACCGCGCGCGCCTCGACTGCGAGCACGAGCGCTTCGACGACGCCGACCTCGACGCGATAGAGCGAGCGGTGAACGGCCTCGTGGACGCCGACCACGCGGTCGAGTGGTACACGCTCGACCGGGAGACGGCGGAGGCCGAACTCGACCCGGAACGCACGCGACTCGACCTGCTCCCGGACTCGATTACGGAGGTCCGCATCGTCGATATCGGCGGCGGCGACGTCGACCGCACGGCGTGTGCCGGCACGCACGTCTCGAACACGGGCGAGGTCGGCTTGTTCTCGATTACGGGACGCGAGACGGCGGGAGCAGGCGAAGAGCGCGTGCGCTTCGAACTCGACGAGTGA
- a CDS encoding DUF7563 family protein: MVECKNCGSFVTQDYARVFTPPGVERPRVCPECPDMVRDGGDVREARATRS; the protein is encoded by the coding sequence ATGGTAGAATGCAAGAACTGCGGGTCGTTCGTGACTCAGGACTACGCACGCGTCTTCACACCTCCGGGCGTCGAGCGCCCGCGCGTCTGCCCCGAGTGCCCCGACATGGTGCGGGACGGCGGCGACGTACGCGAGGCTCGCGCCACGCGGTCGTAA
- a CDS encoding AIM24 family protein: MNVEQFKTANAPTESDAPFQLENSYTLDVAVEGSLMAKAGSMIAHTGDLSFTGKSSAEGGIRGFLKEAATGEGTPVMAVEGEGHVYLADRGKKIQVLELGAGDAITVNGEDVLAFEDDLAYEIRTIDSLAGSFAGGFTNVYIEGPGYVAITTHGDPLVVEPPVATDPSATVAWSGTSPDVQVNRSLSDMVGQESGERFQMNFEGEGFVVVQPYEEHGGA; encoded by the coding sequence ATGAACGTCGAGCAGTTCAAGACGGCCAACGCGCCGACAGAGAGCGACGCACCGTTCCAACTAGAGAACAGTTACACCCTCGACGTCGCCGTCGAGGGCTCGCTGATGGCGAAAGCCGGGTCGATGATAGCCCACACCGGCGACCTCTCGTTCACGGGGAAGTCGTCGGCGGAAGGCGGCATCCGCGGGTTCCTGAAGGAGGCCGCCACCGGCGAGGGGACGCCCGTGATGGCCGTCGAAGGGGAGGGCCACGTCTACCTCGCCGACCGCGGGAAGAAGATTCAAGTCCTCGAACTCGGCGCCGGCGACGCCATCACCGTCAACGGCGAGGACGTGCTCGCGTTCGAGGACGACCTCGCCTACGAGATTCGGACCATCGACAGCCTCGCCGGGTCGTTCGCCGGCGGCTTCACGAACGTCTACATCGAGGGGCCGGGGTACGTCGCGATTACGACCCACGGCGACCCGCTCGTCGTCGAACCGCCGGTCGCCACCGACCCGAGCGCGACCGTGGCGTGGAGCGGTACGTCGCCGGACGTGCAAGTGAACCGCAGCCTCTCGGACATGGTTGGTCAGGAGTCCGGCGAGCGCTTCCAGATGAACTTCGAGGGCGAGGGCTTCGTCGTCGTCCAGCCCTACGAGGAACACGGCGGCGCGTAA
- a CDS encoding threonine synthase — protein sequence METTPAFEGLRCVDCEETFDPDEATHRCPDCDGILDPTYDYDALDVTRETFESRRFDSMWRYEELLPFTRDSAVSMNEGGTPLVECPKLADEMGVGEVYIKDEGRNPTGTFKDRGQTVAVTAAVQHGAEEVALNSAGNAGQAAAAYAGRADLHSHVFLPSRAGFTNKAMVNVHGGDMNIVEGRIGDAGAAYADAMDEHDDWYSVKTFVTPYRHEGKKTMLYETVEQLDWEVPDAVVYPTGGGVGLVGMHKAAEEFRDLGLTDELPAMYAAQAEGCAPVVRAFEEGRDVHEPWDAPDTICGGIEIPDPGASPMILDALRESDGGAVATSDDDILEAAAVVAKREGVEMGATCAAAASGAWELSEQGEFGEDDTVVLLNTGSANKDADVIRSHLMSKGI from the coding sequence ATGGAGACGACGCCGGCCTTCGAGGGGCTTCGGTGCGTGGACTGCGAGGAGACGTTCGACCCGGACGAGGCGACGCACCGGTGTCCGGACTGCGACGGCATCCTCGACCCGACCTACGACTACGACGCACTCGACGTGACCCGTGAGACGTTCGAATCGCGGCGCTTCGACTCGATGTGGCGCTACGAGGAACTGCTCCCGTTCACCCGCGACTCGGCGGTGTCGATGAACGAGGGCGGGACGCCGCTCGTGGAGTGCCCGAAACTCGCTGACGAGATGGGCGTCGGCGAGGTGTACATCAAAGACGAGGGCCGGAACCCGACGGGGACGTTCAAGGACCGCGGGCAGACCGTCGCGGTGACGGCGGCGGTCCAGCACGGCGCCGAGGAGGTGGCGCTGAACTCCGCCGGGAACGCGGGGCAGGCCGCCGCCGCGTACGCCGGCCGGGCGGACCTCCACTCCCACGTCTTCCTGCCGTCCCGCGCCGGGTTCACGAACAAGGCGATGGTGAACGTCCACGGCGGCGACATGAACATCGTCGAGGGCCGCATCGGGGACGCCGGCGCGGCGTACGCGGACGCGATGGACGAACACGACGACTGGTACTCGGTGAAGACGTTCGTCACGCCGTACCGCCACGAGGGCAAGAAGACGATGCTGTACGAGACCGTCGAACAGTTGGACTGGGAGGTGCCCGACGCGGTGGTCTACCCGACCGGCGGCGGCGTCGGCCTCGTCGGGATGCACAAGGCAGCCGAGGAGTTCCGCGACCTCGGTCTGACGGACGAACTGCCCGCGATGTACGCCGCGCAGGCCGAGGGCTGTGCGCCGGTCGTGCGCGCCTTCGAGGAGGGCCGGGACGTCCACGAGCCGTGGGACGCGCCGGACACCATCTGTGGCGGCATCGAGATTCCGGACCCGGGCGCCAGCCCGATGATTCTGGACGCGCTCCGGGAGTCCGACGGCGGCGCCGTCGCCACGAGCGACGACGACATCCTCGAAGCGGCGGCCGTCGTCGCCAAACGCGAGGGCGTCGAGATGGGCGCGACCTGCGCGGCGGCCGCGTCGGGCGCGTGGGAGCTCTCCGAGCAGGGCGAGTTCGGCGAGGACGACACCGTCGTCCTCCTGAACACGGGGTCGGCGAACAAGGACGCCGACGTGATTCGCTCCCACCTGATGAGCAAGGGCATCTAG
- the sufD gene encoding Fe-S cluster assembly protein SufD — MSTQLHNDISEETVRQLAEERDEPEWLLETRLDALDALDDLDYPSVIETPGRKWTNLEDLDFEALVDPLEQTEDKDQVGPEDVRVEAFHDALQDDDLAELVEDRFGSIVDPQQNRLTALSTALFTTGTVIHVPEAVDAEDVKIRTSMNSRSLFNYTLVVTEKNASVTILERQDTGDDVEGERYYSGIVEVDAGENSYVQYGSLQDFDQQTYNYTLKRGDADTYSTVHWVEGNLGSRLTKTGVSTELNGDSSETKIVGAFFGHDDQHFDLDAKVWHRAEHTTADLVTRGVIDDEARSVYEGVQDVGRGAWDTSSYQRENTLMLSDESEADASPKLIINNHDTEASHSATVGQIDQEDLFYMRGRALPEQTATNMLVEGFFVPVLEEIEVDELREDLEERIHERLH, encoded by the coding sequence ATGAGTACGCAGTTACACAACGACATCTCCGAAGAGACGGTGCGACAGTTGGCCGAGGAGCGAGACGAACCCGAGTGGCTCCTCGAGACGCGACTGGACGCACTCGACGCGCTGGACGACCTCGACTACCCGAGCGTCATCGAGACGCCGGGCCGGAAGTGGACGAACCTCGAGGACCTCGATTTCGAGGCGCTGGTCGACCCGCTCGAGCAGACCGAGGACAAAGACCAGGTCGGTCCCGAGGACGTGCGCGTGGAGGCGTTCCACGACGCCCTGCAGGACGACGACCTCGCGGAACTGGTCGAGGACCGGTTCGGGAGCATCGTCGACCCGCAGCAGAACCGCCTGACGGCGCTGTCGACCGCGCTGTTCACCACCGGCACCGTGATTCACGTGCCCGAGGCCGTCGACGCCGAGGACGTGAAGATTCGGACGTCGATGAACTCCCGGTCGCTGTTCAACTACACGCTCGTCGTCACCGAGAAGAACGCCTCCGTGACGATTCTGGAGCGACAGGACACGGGTGACGACGTCGAAGGCGAGCGCTACTACTCCGGCATCGTCGAGGTCGACGCGGGCGAGAACTCGTACGTCCAGTACGGGAGCCTGCAGGACTTCGACCAGCAGACGTACAACTACACGCTGAAGCGCGGCGACGCCGACACGTACAGCACGGTCCACTGGGTCGAGGGGAACCTCGGCAGCCGACTGACGAAGACCGGCGTCTCCACGGAACTCAACGGCGACTCCAGCGAGACGAAAATCGTCGGCGCGTTCTTCGGCCACGACGACCAGCACTTCGACCTCGACGCGAAGGTCTGGCACCGCGCCGAACACACGACCGCCGACCTCGTGACGCGGGGCGTCATCGACGACGAGGCCCGCAGCGTCTACGAGGGCGTTCAGGACGTGGGGCGTGGCGCGTGGGACACGTCGTCCTACCAGCGTGAGAACACGCTGATGCTGAGCGACGAGAGCGAGGCCGACGCCTCCCCGAAGCTCATCATCAACAACCACGACACCGAAGCGAGCCACTCCGCGACCGTCGGTCAGATCGACCAGGAGGACCTGTTCTACATGCGCGGTCGCGCGCTTCCCGAGCAGACGGCGACGAACATGCTCGTCGAGGGCTTCTTCGTCCCGGTGCTCGAGGAGATCGAGGTCGACGAACTCCGCGAGGACCTCGAAGAGCGCATCCACGAGCGCCTCCACTGA
- a CDS encoding SHOCT domain-containing protein, translating into MASTDRRLAALVVLALALFVALPLVFVGFGAMGAGHMDGTWGYGPMMDGAWGAGTAGWVVLLAFAMRLLFFVALLGGAYLLYRAVTSDDDTDPALEELRAAYARGDLTDDEYEERRERLERDR; encoded by the coding sequence ATGGCATCGACAGACCGACGACTCGCCGCGCTCGTCGTCCTCGCACTCGCCCTGTTCGTCGCGCTCCCCCTCGTCTTCGTCGGCTTCGGCGCGATGGGAGCAGGCCACATGGACGGCACGTGGGGATACGGCCCGATGATGGACGGCGCGTGGGGCGCCGGCACCGCGGGCTGGGTCGTCCTCCTCGCGTTCGCGATGCGTCTCCTGTTCTTCGTCGCGCTCCTCGGCGGCGCCTACCTCCTCTACCGCGCCGTCACCAGCGACGACGACACCGACCCCGCGCTCGAAGAACTGCGCGCCGCCTACGCGCGCGGCGACCTCACCGACGACGAGTACGAAGAACGCCGCGAACGCCTCGAACGCGACCGGTGA
- a CDS encoding ferritin-like domain-containing protein — MSSVAARVDSDEQLARLLQIGVVLEEVVEARAHRHYQSLPEDERDDDIEALLSDASDESAEHRRRLESLIDELDAESVAFEEVKGLVEQSYGATGPEDFDGVLYDQLHGEETAYKFYADLIEAVEASEASFGVDRDAVLETLREIREAEAGGVEAVAKLMEDRA; from the coding sequence GTGAGTTCGGTCGCGGCGCGCGTCGACTCCGACGAGCAGCTCGCGCGCCTCCTCCAGATCGGCGTCGTTCTAGAGGAGGTCGTGGAGGCGCGCGCACACCGGCACTACCAGTCGCTCCCGGAGGACGAGCGCGACGACGACATCGAGGCGTTGCTCTCGGACGCGAGCGACGAGTCCGCCGAGCACCGGCGGCGACTCGAATCGCTTATCGACGAACTCGACGCCGAGAGCGTCGCCTTCGAGGAGGTGAAGGGACTCGTCGAGCAGTCCTACGGCGCGACCGGACCGGAGGACTTCGACGGCGTGCTCTACGACCAGTTGCACGGCGAGGAGACGGCGTACAAATTCTACGCCGACCTCATCGAGGCCGTGGAGGCGAGCGAGGCGTCGTTCGGCGTCGACCGCGACGCCGTCCTCGAGACGCTCCGCGAGATTCGCGAAGCGGAGGCGGGCGGCGTGGAGGCAGTCGCGAAACTGATGGAGGACCGCGCATGA
- a CDS encoding hybrid sensor histidine kinase/response regulator, producing the protein MDESIRVLHVDDEPGFAELTAEFLEEADERIEVLTASRASEGLERLGEERVDCVVSDFEMPGMDGIEFLEAVREEYPALPFILFTGRGSEEVASDAISAGATDYLQKEGGTDQYTILANRVLNYADTAAAKSQRERQLDAIEAAQEGISILDEDGEFTYVNEAYADLYGYDSEKMLGMHWSALYPEDELSFAREEILSTAEEEGGWHGSSTGVRADGSTFVEDHTVSTTERGELVCTVRDVTERKERGRALAALHEAATDLEAAETEDEVYDVLLEAAEGILDFDLVAVDVVADDALVQTAWTLDLDTEGYYEETPLDEDTLATRSYHRQETIVVDDLSGHEVTPADPEYRSVLTVPMDELGTFQAVSRATGAFDEADRELTELLVGHAREALTRLERERELRQRTEALERQNDRLEEFATIVSHDLRSPLSVAEGRLELVRERYDDPHLDELSSALDRMSTLITDTLTLARQGQLVTAPDTLSIAEVASRCWGRAPTADATLDVEDATVRADADRLQQVFENLFRNAVEHGGDDVAVSVGLLDGGEGFFVADDGPGVPEAERGEVFERGYTTSEDGTGFGLAIVAEIVDAHGWDVSLAESEGGGARFEIRDVGVVGRETK; encoded by the coding sequence ATGGACGAGTCGATTCGGGTGCTCCACGTCGACGACGAACCGGGGTTCGCGGAGTTGACGGCGGAGTTCCTCGAAGAAGCGGACGAGCGCATCGAGGTACTCACGGCGTCCCGGGCGAGCGAGGGCTTGGAGCGGTTGGGCGAGGAGCGCGTCGACTGTGTCGTCTCGGACTTCGAGATGCCGGGGATGGACGGCATCGAGTTCTTGGAGGCGGTGCGCGAGGAGTATCCGGCGTTGCCGTTCATCCTCTTCACGGGCCGCGGCAGCGAGGAGGTCGCGAGCGACGCGATTTCGGCGGGAGCGACCGACTATCTCCAGAAGGAGGGCGGGACCGACCAGTACACGATACTGGCGAATCGGGTGTTGAACTACGCGGACACGGCGGCGGCGAAGAGTCAACGCGAGCGCCAACTGGACGCCATCGAGGCGGCCCAGGAGGGCATCAGCATCCTCGACGAGGACGGGGAGTTCACGTACGTGAACGAGGCGTACGCGGACCTCTACGGGTACGACAGCGAGAAGATGCTGGGGATGCACTGGTCGGCGCTCTACCCGGAGGACGAACTGTCGTTCGCGCGCGAGGAGATTCTGTCGACGGCCGAGGAGGAGGGCGGCTGGCACGGGTCGTCGACGGGGGTGCGCGCGGACGGGTCGACGTTCGTGGAGGACCACACGGTGTCGACGACCGAGCGCGGCGAGTTGGTGTGTACGGTGCGGGACGTCACGGAGCGCAAGGAGCGCGGGCGAGCGCTGGCGGCGCTCCACGAGGCGGCGACGGATTTGGAGGCGGCGGAGACGGAAGACGAGGTGTACGACGTGTTGCTGGAGGCGGCCGAGGGAATCCTGGATTTCGACCTCGTGGCGGTCGACGTGGTGGCCGACGACGCGCTCGTGCAGACGGCGTGGACGCTGGATTTGGACACGGAGGGGTACTACGAGGAGACGCCCCTGGACGAGGACACGCTGGCGACGCGGTCGTACCACCGACAGGAGACCATCGTGGTCGACGACCTCTCGGGCCACGAGGTGACGCCGGCGGATCCCGAGTATCGGTCGGTGTTGACCGTGCCGATGGACGAACTGGGGACGTTTCAGGCGGTGTCGCGGGCGACGGGCGCGTTCGACGAGGCGGACCGCGAGTTGACGGAGTTGCTGGTGGGACACGCACGGGAGGCGTTGACGCGCTTGGAGCGCGAGCGCGAACTCCGGCAGCGAACGGAGGCCCTGGAGCGACAGAACGACCGACTGGAGGAGTTCGCGACCATCGTCTCCCACGACCTGCGGTCGCCGCTGAGCGTGGCCGAGGGCCGATTGGAGCTGGTTCGGGAGCGGTACGACGACCCGCACCTCGACGAGTTGTCGAGCGCGCTCGACCGGATGTCGACGCTCATCACGGACACGTTGACACTCGCCCGGCAGGGACAACTGGTGACGGCGCCCGACACGCTGTCGATAGCCGAGGTGGCGAGCCGGTGCTGGGGGCGTGCGCCGACGGCGGACGCGACACTCGACGTGGAGGACGCGACGGTTCGAGCGGACGCCGACCGACTCCAGCAGGTGTTCGAGAACTTGTTCCGGAACGCCGTGGAACACGGCGGCGACGACGTGGCGGTGTCCGTCGGCCTCCTCGATGGCGGTGAGGGGTTCTTCGTCGCCGACGACGGTCCCGGCGTCCCCGAGGCCGAGCGCGGCGAGGTGTTCGAGCGCGGGTACACGACCAGCGAGGACGGCACCGGATTCGGGCTCGCCATCGTGGCGGAAATCGTGGACGCCCACGGCTGGGACGTGTCGCTCGCGGAGAGCGAGGGCGGCGGTGCGAGATTCGAGATTCGGGACGTCGGCGTGGTCGGCAGAGAGACTAAGTAG
- a CDS encoding LysE family translocator, giving the protein MFDAAVSAAAGVVLGLSLAAPPGPMNAVIAEESVARGWKSGFAAGLGAMTADAVFFVLALAGVVAFIEDAPTVRTAMVGVGGVLMLYYAYGAIQDAGSFSDAEAADGRGFRKAFALALANPYQVTWWLTAGVGLLNPSEISAFGLELSAANGGLTIAGFFAGILLWITSFPAALRAAGERVDALGKGVAYASAVVLALFGVSFLRTAVGL; this is encoded by the coding sequence GTGTTCGACGCCGCCGTCTCCGCCGCCGCGGGCGTGGTTCTCGGCCTCTCGCTGGCCGCGCCGCCCGGGCCGATGAACGCCGTCATCGCCGAGGAGAGCGTCGCCCGCGGCTGGAAGTCCGGGTTCGCCGCCGGCCTCGGCGCGATGACGGCGGACGCGGTGTTCTTCGTGCTCGCGCTCGCGGGCGTCGTCGCGTTCATCGAGGACGCGCCGACGGTGCGCACCGCGATGGTCGGCGTCGGCGGCGTGCTGATGTTGTACTACGCGTACGGCGCGATACAGGACGCCGGCTCGTTCTCCGACGCCGAGGCCGCCGACGGCAGGGGCTTCCGGAAGGCGTTCGCGCTCGCGCTCGCCAACCCCTATCAGGTGACGTGGTGGCTGACCGCCGGCGTCGGCCTGCTCAATCCGAGCGAGATTTCGGCGTTCGGCCTCGAACTGTCGGCGGCGAACGGCGGGCTCACGATTGCGGGGTTCTTCGCGGGCATCCTGCTGTGGATTACGAGTTTCCCGGCGGCGCTCCGGGCCGCCGGCGAGCGCGTGGACGCGCTCGGAAAAGGCGTCGCGTACGCCAGCGCGGTCGTGCTGGCGCTGTTCGGCGTGTCGTTCCTGCGGACGGCCGTCGGCCTCTAG
- a CDS encoding metal-dependent transcriptional regulator, with protein sequence MNTADQYLKTIFLVEQLNDGPAATGELADRLGVSPASVNEMVGKLEERGLVSHEKYKGATVTDAGETRARDALQTYCILERFLANVLDVEDFREEARQLEPVIDETVADRLDMIIDREPQCPDCFDAEADACGLLVEERVEADD encoded by the coding sequence GTGAACACCGCGGACCAGTACCTGAAGACCATCTTCCTCGTGGAGCAACTGAACGACGGGCCGGCCGCCACCGGCGAACTCGCGGACCGCCTCGGCGTCAGTCCCGCGAGCGTCAACGAGATGGTGGGGAAACTCGAGGAGCGCGGCCTCGTCTCCCACGAGAAGTACAAGGGCGCGACCGTCACCGACGCCGGTGAGACGCGCGCCCGGGACGCGCTCCAGACGTACTGCATCCTCGAGCGCTTCCTCGCGAACGTCCTCGACGTCGAGGACTTCCGGGAGGAAGCCCGGCAACTCGAACCGGTCATCGACGAGACGGTCGCCGACCGCCTCGACATGATTATCGACCGCGAACCGCAGTGTCCAGACTGTTTCGACGCGGAAGCCGACGCCTGCGGTCTGCTCGTCGAGGAGCGCGTGGAAGCCGACGACTGA
- a CDS encoding TMEM165/GDT1 family protein: protein MSTFLEIAGVAFAAQLAVLPGEKVQFIIAGLSTEYDPKVVVAAAGSAFAIWTAVEIAVGSALKRAIPGVYLDVATAVLFVAFGVLLLRSMPAADADGPMTSDGGVLALDGRFGDSSWFGRLPNYLGGFVPIFAMMFFGEFGDKTQIITIGLAADYGATPAIWVGEMAAIIPVSILNAMFFSRFAGAFDARRAHLGSAALFFFFAFDTALSVAFGVSVWEELVAAAAWALEAAIGALAHATVLP, encoded by the coding sequence GTGAGCACGTTCCTCGAAATCGCCGGCGTCGCGTTCGCCGCCCAACTCGCCGTGCTCCCCGGCGAGAAGGTCCAGTTCATCATCGCCGGCCTCAGCACCGAGTACGACCCGAAAGTCGTGGTCGCCGCCGCCGGCAGCGCGTTCGCCATCTGGACCGCCGTCGAAATCGCCGTCGGCTCCGCGCTCAAGCGCGCGATTCCCGGCGTCTACCTCGACGTCGCCACCGCGGTGTTGTTCGTCGCGTTCGGCGTGCTGTTGTTGCGCTCGATGCCCGCCGCGGACGCCGACGGTCCGATGACCAGCGACGGCGGCGTCCTCGCGCTCGACGGACGCTTCGGCGACTCCTCGTGGTTCGGCCGCCTCCCGAACTACCTCGGCGGCTTCGTCCCCATCTTCGCGATGATGTTCTTCGGTGAGTTCGGCGACAAGACCCAGATAATCACCATCGGGCTCGCCGCCGACTACGGCGCCACGCCCGCCATCTGGGTCGGCGAGATGGCCGCCATCATCCCCGTCAGCATCCTGAACGCGATGTTCTTCAGTCGGTTCGCCGGCGCGTTCGACGCGCGGCGCGCGCACCTCGGGTCGGCGGCGCTCTTTTTCTTCTTCGCGTTCGACACCGCGCTCTCGGTGGCGTTCGGTGTCTCCGTCTGGGAGGAACTCGTCGCGGCCGCGGCGTGGGCGCTCGAGGCCGCAATCGGAGCGCTCGCGCACGCGACCGTTCTGCCGTGA
- a CDS encoding cold-shock protein: MATGTVDFFNEQKGYGFIETDDADEDVFFHMEDVGGPDLEEGQEVEFDIEDADKGPRATNVTRL; the protein is encoded by the coding sequence ATGGCAACCGGTACGGTCGACTTCTTCAACGAGCAGAAGGGTTACGGCTTCATCGAGACCGACGACGCGGACGAGGACGTGTTCTTCCACATGGAAGACGTCGGCGGCCCAGACTTAGAGGAGGGTCAGGAGGTGGAGTTCGACATCGAGGACGCGGACAAGGGACCGCGAGCGACGAACGTCACGCGCCTGTAG
- a CDS encoding HD domain-containing protein: MGVEIKESPVSDSEFEEMAAFVRDYLEASVENEEDGGRMRWYPWHSAEYRFNHIQNVVDLGERIAREEGADVDVVRVAALFHDIAKLEADQEEHAEEGARIAEKYLETHGDFPESFVDQVSRAAAKHSYQGDLSDLSLETRCLIEADLLDKAGANGAALMLLRMGYEARTHVDAAEMVGRVLDRSTDAAARVESHTAESIAHERLKRVRWLKEWLESEVPGMRD, translated from the coding sequence GTGGGCGTCGAGATAAAGGAATCGCCGGTCTCCGACTCGGAGTTCGAGGAGATGGCCGCTTTCGTCCGTGACTACCTCGAAGCCAGCGTCGAGAACGAGGAGGACGGCGGCCGCATGCGGTGGTACCCGTGGCACTCCGCGGAGTACCGCTTCAACCACATCCAGAACGTCGTCGACCTCGGCGAGCGCATCGCTCGCGAGGAGGGCGCCGACGTCGACGTGGTCCGGGTCGCGGCGCTATTCCACGACATCGCGAAACTCGAAGCCGACCAGGAGGAACACGCCGAGGAGGGCGCGCGCATCGCCGAGAAGTACCTCGAAACCCACGGCGACTTCCCCGAGTCGTTCGTCGACCAGGTGTCTCGCGCCGCCGCGAAACACTCCTACCAGGGCGACCTCTCGGACCTCTCGCTGGAGACGCGGTGTCTCATCGAGGCCGACCTGCTGGACAAGGCGGGCGCGAACGGCGCGGCGCTGATGCTCCTGCGGATGGGGTACGAGGCGCGCACGCACGTCGACGCGGCGGAGATGGTCGGGCGCGTGCTCGACCGGAGCACCGACGCCGCGGCGCGCGTCGAGAGCCACACCGCCGAGTCCATCGCCCACGAACGCCTCAAGCGCGTGCGGTGGCTCAAGGAGTGGCTGGAGAGCGAAGTCCCCGGGATGCGGGACTAG